One Ignavibacterium album JCM 16511 genomic region harbors:
- a CDS encoding dipeptide epimerase, translating into MKQNRRDFLKTTSLLTAASISGLSSKSFATNFIQNKGTKMKFSFKPYTLELKHVFTVAVNSRTTTPVMLTEIEYDGVKGYGEASMPPYLGESQETATRFLSKVNLEQFDDPFEIEKILEYIDSIDEKNTAAKASVDIALHDLVGKLIGKPWYKIWGFDKTKTPYTTFTIGIDTPEVVRQKVKEADEFKILKVKLGRENDREMIETIRSVTDKPLTADANQGWKDKNYALEMIQWLSEQNVLYIEQPMPKEMIEENAWITERSPIPVLGDESIQRIPDLIKMKDVYSGVVIKLMKCTGMREAYKMITLARSLGMKVMLGCMTETSCAISAAAQLSPEVDWADLDGNLLIKNDPFEGVKVINGKITLNDYPGIGLIS; encoded by the coding sequence ATGAAACAAAACAGAAGAGATTTCTTAAAAACAACTTCTCTGCTCACCGCTGCTTCAATAAGCGGTTTAAGTTCAAAATCTTTTGCCACAAACTTTATTCAAAACAAAGGCACCAAAATGAAATTCTCATTCAAACCATACACACTTGAACTCAAACATGTTTTTACAGTTGCAGTTAATTCAAGAACCACAACTCCTGTAATGTTAACCGAAATTGAATACGATGGAGTGAAGGGATACGGCGAAGCTTCAATGCCTCCATATCTTGGTGAATCGCAGGAAACTGCAACCAGATTTTTATCAAAAGTTAATCTTGAACAATTCGATGATCCTTTCGAAATAGAAAAAATACTGGAATACATTGACTCAATTGATGAGAAGAACACAGCAGCAAAAGCTTCAGTTGATATCGCTTTACACGATTTGGTTGGAAAGTTAATTGGGAAACCCTGGTATAAAATCTGGGGATTTGATAAAACAAAAACGCCATACACAACTTTTACAATTGGTATTGATACTCCTGAAGTCGTCAGACAGAAAGTTAAAGAAGCAGATGAGTTTAAAATTTTGAAAGTGAAACTTGGTCGTGAAAATGATCGTGAGATGATTGAGACTATTCGATCAGTTACTGATAAACCATTAACAGCAGATGCTAATCAGGGTTGGAAAGATAAAAACTACGCGCTGGAAATGATTCAATGGCTTAGTGAGCAGAATGTACTTTATATCGAGCAACCGATGCCTAAAGAAATGATTGAAGAGAATGCCTGGATAACCGAAAGATCACCAATTCCTGTTTTGGGAGATGAATCAATTCAAAGAATTCCTGATTTAATCAAAATGAAGGATGTTTATTCAGGTGTTGTAATAAAATTAATGAAATGCACAGGAATGCGGGAAGCTTATAAAATGATAACACTTGCGCGTTCACTTGGAATGAAAGTAATGCTTGGCTGTATGACAGAAACATCCTGTGCAATTTCTGCTGCTGCACAATTATCTCCCGAAGTTGATTGGGCAGACCTCGATGGGAATCTTCTGATTAAAAATGATCCATTCGAAGGTGTGAAAGTGATCAACGGCAAAATAACCTTGAATGATTATCCCGGGATTGGTTTAATAAGTTAA
- the murQ gene encoding N-acetylmuramic acid 6-phosphate etherase — MSSESKKIFEEISKLTTEQRNPRSMNIDKLPALEILKIINEEDKLVPLAVEKEIPYIAEAVEIVVQAIKNGGRLLYFGAGTSGRLGVVDASECPPTFGTPYGLIEGYIAGGKEAMFRAQEGAEDYEENGAKDVVAAGVTSKDVVCGIAASRRTPYVVGAVKKAKELGAKTLFVTTNPREHFNIKEVDVAICPYVGPEVIMGSTRMKSGTAQKLVLNMITTTAMVRLGKTYENMMIDLQMTNKKLIERAKRIVMTITGVSYEEATKYLEQANYHVKSALVMIKANVDFAEAQKLLKEADGFVRKAIELKLGKEV, encoded by the coding sequence ATGTCATCTGAATCAAAAAAAATTTTTGAAGAGATAAGTAAACTCACCACTGAGCAAAGAAACCCACGCTCAATGAATATAGACAAGTTACCTGCTCTTGAGATTCTGAAAATTATAAATGAAGAAGATAAGCTTGTTCCGCTAGCCGTTGAGAAAGAAATTCCTTATATAGCTGAGGCAGTCGAAATTGTGGTTCAAGCTATCAAAAACGGTGGAAGATTACTTTACTTTGGTGCCGGAACAAGTGGTCGTTTGGGGGTTGTAGATGCTTCTGAATGTCCACCTACTTTCGGAACTCCATACGGATTAATTGAAGGCTACATTGCCGGAGGAAAGGAAGCAATGTTTCGTGCACAGGAAGGTGCTGAGGATTATGAAGAAAATGGAGCTAAAGATGTAGTTGCTGCTGGAGTAACTTCAAAGGATGTTGTTTGTGGTATTGCTGCAAGCAGAAGAACACCTTATGTAGTTGGAGCAGTAAAAAAAGCAAAAGAACTTGGAGCTAAAACTTTATTTGTAACAACGAATCCGCGAGAACATTTCAACATAAAAGAAGTTGATGTTGCGATTTGTCCTTATGTTGGACCAGAAGTGATTATGGGCTCTACAAGAATGAAAAGCGGCACGGCACAAAAACTCGTGTTGAATATGATAACTACAACTGCAATGGTTCGATTAGGTAAGACTTATGAAAATATGATGATTGACTTACAGATGACTAATAAGAAATTAATTGAACGGGCAAAAAGAATTGTTATGACTATTACCGGTGTTAGTTATGAAGAAGCGACCAAATATCTTGAGCAGGCAAATTATCATGTTAAAAGTGCATTGGTGATGATTAAAGCTAATGTTGATTTTGCTGAGGCACAGAAATTATTAAAAGAAGCAGATGGATTTGTAAGGAAAGCAATAGAGTTAAAGTTAGGAAAAGAAGTTTAG
- a CDS encoding T9SS type A sorting domain-containing protein, with translation MKRLYTFLPILVFLLISQTFAQLMTRTALVRDPSQLERGFGGVVAGVDFDGDGLPEIYACNTNMIDEPYELVPRLYKFEWNPVTSTWDSVWGVTSDVPLQNTWPALTWGDLDNDGKAELYWGPVNNLDASINPNPARVIVYEYPGDGSDNMGVDDGFGGFLPNAKTTIVQDPMFNLRPIKFIVSDIDGDGTKELIFADRAASSGNYHVGVLSVDNIPDDGSGTETWTTEFSGIGEFILAGTGNKWDLVVVPPFIGLWNADGRIFLIEYQAGSYLLYPPQSGVAGDNASFKGSLAFPDGDATRVYVGGWFSSKVYYITKDDNVDTLRSYQVADFINFDQDPSSQLRLNGSAWGDVDGDGNTDMIFGTRGGTAQPNAMIFRLEYLGGDPTNPANYLASVVDSAIIAEGGDYDVVVCANVDGDQDSEVLYTQGYSRGNPTDEPVPIVVLDYQFTPVSVERITDFIPTEMYLEQNYPNPFNPTTTIKFGVTKASNVDLRVFDMLGNEVAVIIDNQFMEAGNYSTKFNGDGLSSGVYLYQLKTGDIKVTKKMQLIK, from the coding sequence ATGAAACGACTTTATACTTTTCTTCCTATTCTTGTATTCCTTTTAATCTCCCAAACTTTCGCACAGCTCATGACACGCACTGCTTTAGTCAGGGATCCGTCACAACTTGAAAGAGGATTCGGTGGTGTTGTTGCAGGTGTTGATTTTGATGGCGATGGTTTGCCAGAAATTTATGCCTGTAATACAAATATGATTGATGAACCTTATGAATTGGTTCCAAGACTTTATAAATTCGAGTGGAACCCTGTTACTTCAACCTGGGATTCAGTTTGGGGAGTTACTTCGGATGTGCCGTTACAAAACACCTGGCCTGCTTTAACCTGGGGTGATTTGGATAATGATGGTAAAGCTGAATTATATTGGGGACCAGTTAACAATCTGGATGCTTCAATTAATCCAAATCCAGCCCGCGTAATTGTTTACGAATATCCCGGTGACGGAAGTGATAATATGGGAGTTGATGATGGCTTTGGTGGTTTCCTTCCAAACGCCAAAACTACAATTGTGCAGGATCCTATGTTTAATCTTCGCCCGATAAAATTTATCGTTAGTGATATTGATGGTGATGGTACAAAGGAATTAATCTTTGCTGACAGAGCAGCAAGTTCAGGGAACTATCATGTCGGAGTTTTATCTGTTGATAATATTCCTGATGATGGAAGCGGAACAGAAACCTGGACAACAGAATTTTCAGGTATTGGTGAATTCATTCTTGCGGGTACAGGTAATAAATGGGATTTAGTTGTTGTTCCTCCTTTCATTGGTTTATGGAATGCTGACGGAAGAATATTCTTAATCGAATACCAGGCAGGTAGTTATTTACTTTATCCTCCTCAATCCGGTGTTGCCGGAGATAATGCATCTTTCAAAGGTTCTCTTGCATTCCCGGATGGAGACGCTACCAGAGTTTATGTAGGTGGATGGTTCAGCTCTAAAGTTTATTACATAACCAAAGATGACAATGTAGATACTCTTCGCTCATATCAAGTTGCTGACTTTATAAATTTTGATCAGGATCCAAGCAGTCAATTAAGACTTAACGGTTCTGCGTGGGGAGATGTTGATGGAGATGGTAACACTGATATGATCTTTGGTACACGCGGCGGTACTGCTCAGCCAAATGCTATGATTTTCCGATTGGAATACCTCGGCGGTGATCCAACAAATCCGGCTAACTATTTGGCTTCTGTTGTTGATTCCGCAATAATTGCTGAGGGTGGTGATTACGATGTAGTGGTTTGTGCTAATGTTGATGGTGATCAGGATAGTGAAGTTCTTTATACTCAAGGATACTCAAGAGGAAATCCAACTGATGAACCGGTTCCAATCGTAGTGCTCGATTATCAGTTTACTCCTGTTTCAGTTGAAAGAATCACTGACTTCATACCAACCGAAATGTATCTTGAACAGAATTATCCGAATCCATTTAATCCAACAACGACAATTAAATTTGGGGTTACTAAAGCTTCTAATGTTGATTTGAGAGTTTTTGATATGCTCGGAAACGAAGTTGCAGTTATTATTGACAATCAGTTTATGGAAGCAGGAAATTATTCAACCAAATTTAATGGTGATGGTTTATCCAGCGGAGTTTATCTCTATCAATTAAAAACCGGAGATATAAAAGTTACCAAGAAGATGCAATTGATTAAGTAA
- a CDS encoding TonB-dependent receptor, with amino-acid sequence MKKLFTIFLFTIFITTISISELLAGVTGKIAGKVTDASTGEPLIGINVIIEGTTMGAATGIDGNYIINNVEPGNYNLIFSGVGYQKKIVTNVRVSSDFTTRIDVQLSSEAIGLETVVVEAKRPLVRKDLTSSHTVIDNTQIEALPVESIDQLLVLQAGITKGAGGELHIRGGRSTEIAYNVNGVSSVNPYDFGRTVQISTNAIQELSVVSGTFNAEYGNALSGVVNAITKEGGNKYSGSLSYYTGDYFSSHKNIFFNIGDINPINNQVLEGTFGGPLPFTDNSVTFFFSGRYNNDKGFLYGQRQHTIFDSVYRNPNNPSDIRLSLTGDNSIVSMNPSEDLNLTGKFTVKPFTAMKINYDVVYSNSNYQTYNHELKYVPDANYNRYEWGLLNSLEVRQAIGSNTFYSLKGAYNIYDFKRYLFPLIDAAGNEVSFRPGMSLDGLRPDPRYQPSHKSFKLTPYTFRSGGTSNEHFYQRSYASELKFDLTSQVSNEHEVKFGLRGKYDVLDYQYFTIFRDTTTYLQPTIPDTNTLYHDIYSREPYQFSAYLQDKMEYTNMILNVGLRFDYLNPKAKYAPDIFNPTSGLVDAEPKSIFSPRIGISFPITDQGIIHFSYGHFYQLPPYRYLYTNPNFKKSGSTPTYGNANLNPEKTVTYEMGLQQQLTETVAFNITGFYKDVRDLLALQEIRISTSESYFKYVNKDYANIKGITFSLTKRKLPDDLFGASLDYTFQVAEGNETGASSFFLDLSSGRQSEKIPVPLDWDQTHTLNGSITFGNYKDWVVTLVGTLNTGLPYTPILFEREIYLKTNSERKPLQTNVDLLIEKTFDFEVAAVTLFVKVFNLFDTLNESFVYDDTGRATYTLESTKGGPQETNRLSQIIPGLKSANEYFTRPQYYSAPREVRLGLSIEY; translated from the coding sequence ATGAAAAAATTATTTACCATTTTTCTTTTTACAATATTTATCACCACTATTTCCATATCTGAATTACTTGCCGGTGTAACCGGTAAAATTGCTGGTAAGGTTACCGATGCTTCAACAGGCGAACCACTAATCGGAATAAATGTTATTATCGAAGGAACAACGATGGGTGCTGCAACCGGAATTGATGGAAATTATATCATCAATAATGTCGAGCCCGGTAATTATAATTTAATCTTTTCAGGTGTTGGATATCAGAAAAAAATTGTTACAAATGTTCGTGTATCAAGTGATTTTACTACGCGAATAGATGTTCAACTTTCGTCGGAAGCAATCGGACTTGAAACTGTTGTTGTTGAAGCAAAACGTCCATTAGTAAGAAAAGATCTTACATCTTCTCATACAGTAATTGATAACACACAGATAGAAGCCCTGCCAGTTGAAAGCATTGACCAACTTTTGGTATTGCAGGCGGGAATTACCAAAGGTGCCGGTGGTGAACTTCATATCAGAGGCGGAAGATCAACAGAGATTGCTTATAATGTCAACGGAGTTTCTTCAGTCAATCCTTATGACTTCGGAAGAACCGTTCAGATTTCCACAAACGCAATTCAGGAATTATCTGTTGTTAGCGGAACATTTAATGCTGAGTATGGAAATGCATTGAGCGGTGTTGTTAATGCTATTACTAAAGAAGGCGGGAATAAATATTCCGGCTCTCTTTCATATTATACAGGAGATTATTTCAGCTCCCACAAAAATATTTTCTTTAATATTGGAGATATCAATCCTATAAACAACCAGGTCTTGGAAGGAACATTCGGCGGTCCTTTACCATTTACTGATAACTCAGTTACATTTTTCTTTTCTGGAAGATATAATAATGATAAAGGATTTCTTTACGGACAGCGTCAGCACACAATCTTTGATTCGGTTTACAGAAACCCAAATAATCCAAGCGATATAAGATTATCATTAACCGGTGATAATTCAATCGTATCAATGAATCCTTCTGAAGATTTAAATCTTACCGGAAAGTTTACCGTAAAACCCTTCACTGCAATGAAAATTAATTACGATGTAGTTTATTCAAATTCAAATTATCAGACATATAATCACGAACTAAAATATGTTCCTGATGCAAATTATAATCGCTACGAGTGGGGTTTATTAAATTCTCTTGAAGTCAGACAAGCTATTGGTTCAAATACTTTCTACTCACTTAAAGGTGCTTATAATATTTACGACTTTAAAAGATATCTTTTCCCGTTAATTGATGCTGCAGGAAATGAAGTGAGTTTCAGACCAGGGATGAGTCTGGATGGTTTAAGACCAGACCCAAGATATCAACCATCGCATAAAAGTTTCAAATTAACTCCATATACATTTCGCTCCGGAGGTACATCGAACGAACATTTCTATCAAAGATCTTACGCAAGTGAGCTGAAATTCGATTTAACCAGTCAGGTTTCAAATGAACACGAAGTTAAATTCGGTTTGAGAGGAAAGTATGATGTACTTGACTATCAGTACTTTACAATTTTCAGAGACACCACAACTTATCTGCAACCAACAATTCCAGATACCAACACACTATATCACGACATTTATTCGAGAGAGCCATATCAGTTTTCCGCGTATCTTCAGGATAAAATGGAATACACAAACATGATTTTAAATGTTGGTTTGCGATTCGATTATCTCAATCCAAAAGCAAAATATGCTCCGGATATTTTCAATCCGACATCCGGTTTAGTTGATGCTGAGCCAAAAAGTATTTTCAGTCCGAGAATCGGAATTTCTTTCCCGATTACAGATCAGGGAATAATTCATTTTTCTTATGGACATTTTTATCAATTACCACCTTACAGATATTTATACACAAATCCCAATTTCAAAAAATCCGGAAGCACTCCGACTTACGGAAACGCAAATCTTAATCCTGAAAAAACCGTTACTTATGAAATGGGTTTGCAACAGCAATTGACTGAAACAGTTGCATTTAATATTACCGGATTTTATAAAGATGTGCGTGATCTTCTCGCACTTCAGGAAATAAGAATAAGTACAAGCGAATCTTACTTTAAATATGTGAATAAGGATTATGCAAACATTAAAGGAATCACATTTTCATTAACCAAAAGAAAATTACCTGATGATTTATTTGGTGCTTCTCTGGATTATACTTTTCAGGTTGCTGAAGGAAATGAAACAGGAGCATCGTCTTTCTTCCTCGATTTATCTTCCGGAAGACAAAGTGAAAAAATTCCTGTCCCGTTAGATTGGGATCAGACTCATACACTTAATGGTTCGATTACTTTTGGAAATTATAAAGATTGGGTTGTTACTCTTGTTGGAACGCTAAATACAGGGTTGCCTTATACACCAATTCTGTTTGAAAGAGAAATTTATCTGAAAACCAACAGCGAAAGGAAGCCACTTCAAACAAATGTTGATTTGCTGATTGAAAAAACTTTTGACTTCGAAGTAGCAGCAGTCACTTTGTTTGTTAAAGTTTTTAATCTGTTCGATACGCTTAACGAAAGTTTTGTTTATGATGATACAGGAAGAGCTACTTACACTTTGGAATCAACAAAAGGTGGACCTCAGGAAACCAACAGGTTGTCTCAGATAATTCCCGGATTGAAATCCGCAAATGAATATTTTACTCGACCTCAATATTATTCTGCACCACGAGAGGTGCGTTTAGGTTTATCAATTGAATATTAA
- a CDS encoding PorV/PorQ family protein codes for MKNSNIIIILIISLFYINVSNSQTLKTGTTAAQVLKFNVGPRAIGMGGAYTSVSNDILSTYWNPAGTASISSNEAFFDHTDLYLDIKHDYAAIATNLSDLGTIGLFVSVLSMDEMEVRTIEQPEGTGEFFDAGALVVGINYSRFLTENFSIGFNFKYINESIWHMSANGFAIDIGTMYKIPILNEFRIAASISNFGTKMQLSGRDVTKTYASGSTGRDILNVNLELDKFDLPLLFRFGVSADLLKNENSRVTVGIDAVHPNDHSEYINSGLEYSWNETVFIRGGYNSLFETDSEKGLTLGFGLNYRLIDAIKIKLDYAFQDFGRLTNVHYFSFGITF; via the coding sequence ATGAAAAATAGCAATATCATCATTATTCTGATCATAAGTTTATTTTACATTAATGTTTCAAACTCACAGACACTCAAAACCGGCACTACTGCCGCGCAGGTTTTAAAGTTCAATGTCGGACCAAGAGCGATCGGAATGGGTGGGGCTTACACTTCCGTTTCGAATGATATTCTTTCCACTTACTGGAATCCTGCCGGAACTGCATCAATCAGTTCTAATGAAGCATTTTTCGACCATACTGATTTGTATCTGGATATTAAACACGATTACGCAGCCATTGCAACAAATCTATCTGATCTCGGAACAATTGGTTTGTTCGTTTCAGTATTATCAATGGATGAAATGGAAGTCAGAACAATCGAGCAGCCGGAAGGTACAGGAGAATTCTTTGATGCCGGCGCTTTGGTTGTTGGAATCAATTATTCAAGATTTCTTACTGAGAATTTTTCTATCGGGTTTAACTTTAAATACATCAATGAATCAATCTGGCATATGAGTGCAAATGGATTTGCCATTGATATTGGTACAATGTACAAAATCCCGATACTTAACGAGTTCAGAATTGCTGCCAGCATTTCAAATTTCGGAACAAAGATGCAACTAAGTGGAAGAGATGTTACCAAAACTTATGCTTCTGGTTCTACAGGAAGAGATATCCTCAATGTTAATCTTGAACTTGATAAATTTGATTTGCCATTACTTTTCAGATTCGGAGTATCTGCAGATTTACTGAAGAACGAAAACTCAAGAGTAACAGTGGGTATTGATGCGGTGCATCCTAATGATCATTCAGAATATATTAATTCAGGACTTGAGTATTCGTGGAATGAAACGGTATTTATCAGAGGAGGTTACAATTCACTTTTCGAAACCGACTCTGAGAAAGGATTAACATTAGGATTTGGTTTGAATTACCGTCTGATTGATGCAATTAAAATTAAATTAGATTATGCATTTCAGGATTTCGGAAGATTAACCAATGTACATTATTTTTCATTTGGTATAACTTTTTAA
- a CDS encoding M23 family metallopeptidase: MKISLLIFIVFSSIIFSQTFRVNRPVPDTIETNGSYLFGEPRYQDPANAHRGIDILIRWDTVRSATNGSVYFVGYNPNDTIGGYEPNGAGNYVVIRSMYNGRLVYFYYMHLKQPLVAVNDVVLSSQPIAISGNTGRSTGAHLHFEIRYDSPNSTSRKTRNPELWCAITGMGAIYGRVPNAPNSTRVDIYPDPKPRPPYTTFSYALTYNFNDPYIGSDEVYNENYAIGDVKPGTYTIRSMNNTYVRTVTVGPGQIVNADQPSDVDFNITVPEDFALMQNYPNPFNPTTVISFNLPEPAFVQLKIYDVLGNEIATLVDEEKSAGEYHQFFDAYGLSSGVYVYTIVAQSSSGRAFRESKKMMLLK; the protein is encoded by the coding sequence ATGAAAATATCACTACTTATATTTATTGTTTTTAGCAGTATTATTTTCTCACAAACATTTAGAGTAAATCGTCCTGTTCCCGACACAATTGAAACGAATGGAAGTTATTTATTTGGAGAACCAAGATATCAGGACCCGGCAAATGCTCATCGAGGAATTGATATTCTGATTCGGTGGGATACAGTTCGTTCTGCAACAAATGGCTCGGTTTATTTTGTTGGTTATAATCCAAATGATACTATTGGTGGATATGAGCCAAATGGAGCGGGAAATTATGTTGTAATCAGAAGTATGTATAACGGAAGACTTGTTTATTTCTATTACATGCATCTTAAGCAACCATTAGTCGCAGTGAATGATGTTGTGCTTTCAAGTCAACCGATAGCAATATCAGGAAATACGGGAAGATCAACGGGTGCGCATCTGCATTTTGAAATCAGATATGATTCACCAAATTCAACTTCGAGAAAAACACGAAATCCGGAACTTTGGTGTGCAATTACCGGAATGGGAGCTATTTATGGAAGAGTGCCTAATGCACCAAACAGTACTCGTGTTGATATCTATCCGGACCCAAAACCAAGACCACCGTATACTACTTTCAGTTATGCATTAACATATAATTTTAATGATCCGTACATCGGAAGCGATGAGGTTTATAATGAGAATTATGCGATTGGAGATGTAAAGCCCGGCACTTATACTATCAGATCAATGAATAACACCTATGTGCGAACAGTAACAGTTGGTCCGGGACAAATAGTTAACGCTGACCAACCAAGCGATGTTGATTTTAATATTACAGTTCCGGAAGATTTTGCTTTAATGCAGAATTATCCAAATCCTTTCAATCCAACAACAGTAATTTCATTTAATCTTCCTGAGCCGGCTTTTGTACAATTGAAAATTTATGATGTGCTTGGTAATGAAATTGCTACTTTAGTTGATGAAGAGAAATCTGCAGGTGAGTACCATCAATTCTTTGATGCTTATGGTTTAAGTTCGGGTGTTTATGTTTATACGATAGTTGCTCAATCTTCATCAGGCAGAGCTTTTCGTGAAAGCAAAAAGATGATGCTCTTAAAATAA
- a CDS encoding NapC/NirT family cytochrome c yields MKKIFPNYVYNPITLSGAALALLSFGLIVFLFIIDIFSPSEKPYMGIITYIVLPIFLIAGLLLIAYGIIRERKREKKGIFRTGTLPVIDLNDPKKRAMVVVFSVGTLLLLIFSAFGSFKAYEYTETDAFCGTICHQVMEPEYTAYLNSPHSRVGCVQCHIGSGTSWYVKSKLSGAYQVYSVLFNKYNRPIQTPVKELRPAEGTCEQCHSPSHFFSEKKVDHTYYLSDEKNTKSGLTMLVKIGGGNSEFGTTGGIHWHMNISNQVEYIHTDDRRLVIPWVKLITSDGKEIIYRDKEANFDEKNFKAENYRKMDCIDCHNRPSHIYHQPDKMANLYMSQGRIDETLPYIKSLIVLALEGNYTTREIGLDSIQTVIDEFYKVNYPEIYSAKKDKIDQAIENTKKIYQRNYFPYMRADWKHFPDNISHVYTPGCFRCHDGKHVSDDGKVISNDCNSCHIIISQTMNDGTVKTSLDGLEFKHPVDLGESLSQHLCTDCHWKQD; encoded by the coding sequence ATGAAAAAAATTTTTCCGAATTATGTTTATAATCCTATAACTCTTTCCGGAGCAGCATTAGCATTATTAAGTTTTGGATTAATTGTCTTCCTCTTCATAATTGATATATTCAGCCCTTCTGAAAAACCCTATATGGGAATTATTACATACATAGTACTTCCAATTTTTTTAATAGCTGGATTATTACTGATTGCATACGGAATAATCAGGGAAAGAAAAAGAGAGAAGAAAGGAATTTTCAGAACCGGAACTTTACCTGTAATTGATTTAAACGATCCAAAAAAAAGAGCTATGGTTGTCGTTTTTTCAGTGGGAACACTTTTGCTTTTAATTTTTTCTGCATTCGGAAGTTTCAAAGCTTATGAATATACTGAAACAGATGCTTTTTGCGGAACAATTTGTCATCAGGTAATGGAACCTGAATATACTGCTTACTTAAATTCACCACACTCAAGAGTCGGTTGTGTACAATGTCATATCGGTTCAGGCACAAGTTGGTATGTGAAATCAAAATTAAGTGGTGCATATCAGGTTTATTCTGTTCTCTTTAATAAATATAACAGACCAATACAAACGCCTGTTAAAGAACTTCGTCCGGCTGAAGGAACTTGCGAACAGTGTCATTCACCTTCTCACTTCTTCAGTGAAAAGAAAGTTGATCATACTTATTACTTATCTGATGAAAAGAATACCAAATCCGGTTTGACTATGCTTGTTAAAATTGGTGGCGGCAATAGTGAGTTTGGAACTACCGGTGGCATTCACTGGCATATGAATATCAGCAATCAGGTTGAATACATTCACACAGATGACAGAAGACTTGTAATTCCCTGGGTAAAGCTGATTACTTCTGACGGGAAAGAAATTATTTACAGAGATAAAGAAGCAAACTTTGATGAGAAAAATTTCAAAGCAGAAAACTATCGAAAGATGGACTGCATTGATTGCCATAACAGACCTTCACACATTTATCATCAACCTGATAAGATGGCAAATCTTTATATGTCACAAGGAAGAATTGATGAAACACTTCCATACATTAAGAGTTTGATTGTTCTTGCCCTCGAAGGAAATTATACAACAAGAGAAATTGGATTGGACAGCATTCAAACAGTAATCGATGAATTTTATAAAGTAAACTATCCAGAAATCTATTCAGCTAAAAAAGATAAGATCGATCAAGCAATTGAAAACACTAAGAAAATTTATCAGCGAAATTATTTTCCTTATATGAGAGCCGATTGGAAACATTTTCCTGATAACATTTCGCATGTTTATACTCCGGGATGTTTCAGATGCCACGATGGAAAACATGTGAGCGACGATGGAAAAGTTATATCCAATGATTGCAACAGCTGTCATATTATTATTTCACAGACGATGAATGACGGAACTGTTAAAACTTCATTGGATGGACTGGAGTTCAAACATCCTGTTGATCTTGGCGAATCGCTTTCACAGCATCTTTGCACTGATTGCCATTGGAAACAAGATTAG